The following proteins are co-located in the Diaphorobacter sp. HDW4B genome:
- the ffh gene encoding signal recognition particle protein has product MASALTDKLSRLVKEMRGQARISESNVQDMLREVRMALLEADVALPVVRDFVARVKEKALGQEVLGSLKPGQALVGIVNAELAATMGEGIADINLNAQPPAVILMAGLQGAGKTTTTAKLAKHLIEKRKKKVLTVSGDVYRPAAIEQLKTVTAQAGAEWFPSSPDQKPRDIALAALDYAKKHYFDVLLVDTAGRLAIDELLMQEIKDLHGILKPVETLFVVDAMQGQDAINTAKAFKEALPLTGIVLTKLDGDSRGGAALSVRQITGAPIKFAGVSEKIDGLEVFDASRHAQRVLGMGDIVALVEQVTKGVDMEAAQKLAEKVKSGDGFDLNDFLAQLQQMKQMGGLSTLMDKLPSELAGKAGQVDMDKAEREVRRKEGIICSMTMKERKHPALIKATRKKRIADGAGVQVQEVNRLLKEFEQMQTMMKKMKGGGLMKMMKRMGGMKGMKNMMGGGGMPKLPF; this is encoded by the coding sequence ATGGCTTCCGCGCTCACCGATAAATTATCACGACTCGTCAAGGAGATGCGTGGCCAGGCCCGTATCTCCGAATCCAATGTGCAGGACATGCTGCGCGAAGTGCGCATGGCGCTGCTCGAAGCCGACGTGGCACTGCCCGTGGTGCGCGACTTCGTCGCTCGCGTCAAGGAAAAGGCGCTCGGCCAGGAAGTTCTGGGCAGCCTCAAGCCCGGCCAGGCGCTGGTCGGCATCGTCAATGCCGAACTCGCCGCCACCATGGGCGAGGGCATTGCCGACATCAACCTGAACGCCCAGCCGCCCGCCGTCATCCTGATGGCGGGTCTGCAGGGTGCCGGTAAAACCACCACCACGGCCAAGCTGGCCAAGCACCTGATCGAAAAGCGCAAGAAGAAAGTGCTGACGGTCTCGGGTGACGTGTACCGCCCAGCCGCCATCGAACAGCTCAAGACCGTCACGGCGCAGGCCGGTGCCGAGTGGTTCCCGTCGTCGCCCGATCAGAAGCCGCGTGATATCGCGTTGGCTGCCCTGGACTACGCCAAGAAGCATTACTTCGACGTGCTGCTGGTCGACACGGCCGGTCGTCTGGCGATTGATGAACTGCTGATGCAGGAAATCAAGGACCTGCACGGCATTTTGAAGCCCGTCGAAACCCTGTTCGTGGTCGATGCCATGCAGGGTCAGGATGCGATCAACACCGCCAAGGCGTTCAAGGAAGCGCTGCCGCTGACCGGCATCGTGCTCACCAAGTTGGACGGTGACTCGCGCGGCGGTGCGGCGCTGTCGGTGCGGCAGATCACGGGTGCTCCGATCAAGTTCGCCGGTGTGTCGGAAAAAATCGATGGCCTCGAAGTCTTCGACGCCAGCCGCCACGCGCAGCGCGTGCTGGGCATGGGCGACATCGTCGCGCTGGTCGAGCAGGTCACCAAGGGCGTGGACATGGAAGCCGCGCAGAAGCTGGCCGAAAAGGTCAAGAGCGGTGACGGCTTCGATCTGAACGATTTTCTCGCGCAACTGCAGCAGATGAAGCAGATGGGCGGTCTCTCCACGCTGATGGACAAGCTGCCGTCCGAACTTGCTGGCAAGGCCGGTCAGGTCGACATGGACAAGGCCGAGCGCGAAGTGCGCCGCAAGGAAGGCATCATCTGCTCGATGACCATGAAGGAGCGCAAGCATCCCGCGCTCATCAAGGCCACGCGCAAGAAGCGCATTGCGGATGGCGCTGGTGTGCAGGTTCAGGAAGTGAACCGCCTGCTCAAGGAGTTCGAGCAGATGCAGACCATGATGAAGAAGATGAAGGGCGGCGGCCTCATGAAGATGATGAAGCGCATGGGTGGCATGAAAGGCATGAAGAACATGATGGGTGGCGGCGGCATGCCCAAGCTGCCTTTCTGA
- a CDS encoding amino acid deaminase, whose product MKSISPELLLGPEFKGFPLNALPCTSGEIGARGWNILADDLPFPIAALKRTALEHNIAWMQDYVERKGVLLAPHGKTTMSPELFAAQMVAGAWGITFATAYQASVGVATGARRIIIANQVVCDADLDALDFLLAQTEGLRIWFLVDSCEQLALIEDWAQRRSSSRVFDVLLEMGIPGKRTGCRTLAQALNVAEAISHSRVVRLCGIECYEGNAANCDSEHDVNEVTALVRRVVEAARSIDERRLWADEEDHILITAGGSAVFDLVLPLLRYHELSRPVRGVLRSGCYITHDQLGYMRYLKNVEAREGLSTSLQPALSVWAMVESVPEPGLALLTCGKRDISYDLELPTPVRIAARGQRSAQAVPASWRISALNDQHAYLHFDAADQTSAPKVGDRIELGISHPCTTFDKWRWMPIVEDDGRVSGAIHTRF is encoded by the coding sequence ATGAAAAGCATTTCTCCCGAACTTTTGCTGGGGCCTGAATTCAAGGGCTTTCCGCTGAATGCTTTGCCTTGCACGTCTGGTGAAATCGGTGCGCGGGGCTGGAACATTCTTGCGGATGATCTGCCGTTTCCGATTGCTGCGCTCAAGCGGACTGCGCTGGAGCACAACATCGCGTGGATGCAGGATTACGTCGAGCGCAAGGGTGTGCTGCTAGCGCCGCATGGCAAGACCACGATGTCGCCGGAGCTGTTTGCGGCGCAGATGGTGGCTGGTGCCTGGGGCATCACGTTCGCCACGGCGTATCAGGCGAGCGTGGGGGTGGCGACGGGAGCGCGGCGCATCATCATCGCGAATCAGGTCGTCTGCGATGCGGATCTGGATGCGCTCGATTTTTTGCTCGCTCAGACGGAAGGTTTGCGCATCTGGTTTCTGGTGGATTCATGCGAGCAACTGGCGTTGATCGAGGATTGGGCGCAGCGGCGGAGTAGTTCGCGGGTGTTTGACGTGTTGCTCGAAATGGGCATTCCCGGCAAGCGAACGGGTTGCCGCACGTTGGCGCAAGCGCTCAACGTGGCCGAGGCGATTTCGCACTCGCGCGTGGTGCGGCTGTGCGGCATCGAATGCTACGAAGGCAATGCCGCGAACTGCGACAGCGAACACGATGTGAATGAGGTGACCGCGCTGGTGCGCCGTGTGGTCGAGGCAGCGCGCTCGATCGACGAACGCAGGCTGTGGGCCGATGAGGAAGACCACATCCTGATCACTGCGGGTGGTTCGGCGGTGTTCGATCTGGTTCTGCCGCTGCTGCGTTATCACGAACTGTCGCGTCCGGTGCGGGGCGTGTTGCGCTCGGGCTGCTACATCACACACGACCAACTGGGCTACATGCGCTATCTGAAGAATGTGGAAGCGCGTGAAGGGCTGAGCACGTCGCTGCAACCGGCGCTGAGCGTCTGGGCGATGGTCGAATCCGTGCCCGAGCCGGGACTCGCGCTGCTCACCTGCGGCAAGCGCGATATTTCCTACGACCTGGAGTTGCCAACTCCGGTACGCATCGCAGCGCGCGGCCAGAGAAGCGCGCAGGCCGTGCCTGCGTCATGGCGTATTTCGGCGCTCAACGATCAGCACGCCTATCTGCATTTCGATGCGGCGGATCAGACCTCTGCGCCCAAGGTGGGTGACCGCATCGAGCTGGGTATTTCGCACCCATGCACCACCTTCGACAAGTGGCGCTGGATGCCCATCGTCGAGGACGACGGCCGCGTGAGCGGCGCCATCCATACGCGCTTCTGA
- the miaB gene encoding tRNA (N6-isopentenyl adenosine(37)-C2)-methylthiotransferase MiaB, with protein sequence MSKKVFIKTFGCQMNEYDSDKMADVLGAAQGYEPTQNMDEADLILFNTCSVREKAQEKVFSDLGRVKHLKDKGVLIGVGGCVASQEGEEIIKRAPYVDVVFGPQTLHRLPELLNARAQKSKPQVDISFPEIEKFDHLPPARVDGATAFVSIMEGCSKYCSYCVVPYTRGEEVSRPFEDVLVEVAGLADQGVKEINLLGQNVNAYLGKIGDTSEIADFALLLEYVSDIPGIERIRYTTSHPNEFTPRLIEAYAKLPKLVNHLHLPVQHGSDKILMAMKRGYTAMEYKSTVRKLRAIRPDLAMSSDFIVGFPGETEEDFQKMMKLIHDVRFDNSFSFIFSPRPGTPAANLHDDTPHEVKLRRLQELQAVINNNIKEISEERVGTVQRLLVEGISKRDGSELMGRTECNRVVNFPGNERLLGQLIDVRITEAKTYTLRGEVVTTETAMA encoded by the coding sequence ATGTCCAAAAAAGTTTTTATCAAGACCTTCGGCTGCCAGATGAACGAGTACGACTCGGACAAGATGGCCGACGTGCTCGGCGCAGCCCAGGGTTACGAGCCCACCCAGAACATGGATGAGGCCGATCTGATCCTGTTCAACACCTGCTCGGTGCGTGAAAAAGCGCAGGAGAAAGTGTTCAGCGATCTGGGCCGCGTGAAGCATCTCAAGGACAAGGGCGTGCTGATCGGCGTGGGCGGCTGCGTGGCCAGCCAGGAAGGCGAAGAAATCATCAAGCGTGCACCGTACGTGGACGTGGTGTTCGGTCCGCAAACGCTGCACCGCTTGCCCGAGTTGCTGAACGCACGCGCGCAGAAATCCAAGCCGCAGGTCGATATTTCCTTCCCCGAAATCGAGAAGTTCGACCACCTGCCCCCCGCCCGCGTGGACGGCGCCACGGCCTTCGTGTCGATCATGGAAGGCTGCTCCAAGTACTGCAGCTACTGCGTCGTGCCCTACACGCGCGGCGAGGAAGTGAGCCGTCCGTTTGAAGACGTGCTGGTGGAAGTGGCGGGTCTGGCCGATCAGGGCGTCAAGGAAATCAACCTGCTCGGCCAGAACGTGAATGCGTATCTGGGCAAGATAGGCGACACCAGCGAAATCGCCGACTTCGCGCTGCTGCTCGAATATGTGTCGGACATTCCCGGCATCGAGCGCATCCGCTACACGACCAGCCACCCGAATGAATTCACGCCGCGTCTGATCGAGGCCTATGCCAAGCTGCCCAAGCTGGTGAACCACCTGCACCTGCCCGTGCAGCACGGCAGTGACAAGATTCTGATGGCGATGAAGCGCGGCTACACGGCCATGGAATACAAGAGCACCGTGCGCAAGCTGCGCGCGATCCGCCCCGACCTCGCGATGAGCAGCGACTTCATCGTCGGCTTCCCCGGCGAGACCGAGGAAGACTTCCAGAAGATGATGAAGCTGATCCACGACGTGCGCTTCGACAACTCGTTCAGCTTCATCTTCAGTCCCCGCCCCGGCACGCCCGCCGCCAATCTGCACGACGACACGCCGCACGAAGTGAAGCTGCGCCGTCTGCAGGAGCTGCAGGCCGTCATCAACAACAACATCAAAGAGATCAGCGAAGAGCGCGTGGGCACCGTGCAGCGCCTGCTGGTGGAAGGCATTTCCAAGCGCGACGGCAGCGAGCTGATGGGCCGCACCGAATGCAACCGCGTGGTGAACTTCCCCGGCAACGAACGCCTGCTCGGTCAGCTGATCGACGTGCGCATCACCGAAGCCAAGACCTACACACTGCGCGGCGAAGTGGTCACCACCGAAACGGCGATGGCCTGA